A genome region from Raphanus sativus cultivar WK10039 unplaced genomic scaffold, ASM80110v3 Scaffold0083, whole genome shotgun sequence includes the following:
- the LOC108811407 gene encoding DUF724 domain-containing protein 2: MKPGDEIEVSSDEEGFKGSWYRAILEDPLPQSGKKKLNVSLLANDGGSTTTTRKATYRRFLRPIPPENLFTAAVEFEEGCVVEASKRGGWWTGAVFKRINHEDVVWVYFNSPPDLLQFKTGQLRQHFDWVKQEWIRPKNKVFLSNKQSTFRCGTMVEVRLNDDDDVWVPSVIVKEMVSRKSFIVKPLKYLSWDDDGEESKPNRTVGLSSIRLTPPPPTVSAKRYGLMESVEVFIDPGWRQGRVKGVLCDNSYTVCLKGGNESLLFKHDAIRPSQDSVLRNTSQVTAADTPQTSLSAEENGEMEVSEEHSRGDDNRKKKRGEVEHNPDLSETTATAFVSSLTSSPASTATALNQTETGTEEITVQPESSEECNIRKRTREHNLGSSTPVVQPKDTTLVLPFVKKSPFWKILETSEVFQRAPQSPHFSPLVKESKEQFREGLAFGMMLTYSSLLESFKDLEPHVPISELNSLKASLAELEKHGFSVSAPLARINKLLSLKETQLKKMEERNSFNREIMALEEGVGEMEHKILELERQQVALKEQRDAAYQNVCQIQSFARDNGIELDNLESEFKATSSTPWGET, from the exons ATGAAGCCAGGCGATGAGATTGAAGTCTCCTCCGATGAAGAAGGCTTCAAAGGATCGTGGTACAGAGCCATCCTCGAAGACCCTCTGCCCCAATCcggaaagaagaagctgaacGTGTCTCTGCTAGCCAACGATGGTggctccaccaccaccactcgGAAAGCCACTTACCGGAGATTCCTCCGGCCGATTCCGCCGGAAAATCTCTTCACGGCGGCGGTGGAGTTTGAGGAAGGGTGTGTGGTGGAGGCGTCTAAGAGAGGTGGGTGGTGGACCGGTGCGGTTTTCAAGAGGATAAACCATGAGGATGTAGTTTGGGTTTACTTCAATTCGCCACCGGATCTGCTCCAGTTTAAGACAGGACAGCTCAGACAACACTTTGACTGGGTCAAACAAGAATGGATCAGACCAAAAAACAAG GTTTTTCTGAGTAATAAGCAGTCAACATTTAGATGTGGGACCATGGTGGAAGTGAGACtcaacgatgatgatgatgtgtgGGTACCATCTGTGATCGTTAAGGAGATGGTGAGTAGAAAGAGTTTCATTGTCAAGCCTTTGAAATACCTGAGCTGggatgatgatggtgaagaatcaaaaccaaacaGAACCGTTGGTTTAAGCAGCATAAGGCTCACACCGCCGCCGCCGACTGTTTCTGCTAAACGGTATGGATTGATGGAGTCTGTTGAAGTGTTTATTGATCCTGGGTGGCGTCAAGGGAGGGTGAAGGGTGTTCTCTGTGACAATAGTTACACTGTGTGTTTGAAGGGAGGAAATGAGTCTTTGTTGTTCAAACACGATGCTATAAGGCCTTCACAGGATTCAGTCTTG CGAAACACTAGTCAAGTAACTGCTGCCGATACTCCTCAAACGTCTCTGAGCGCTGAGGAAAATGGAGAGATGGAG GTGTCTGAGGAACACAGCAGGGGAGATGACAATCGTAAGAAGAAACGAGGAGAAGTAGAGCACAATCCAGACCTCAGCGAGACTACTG cAACTGCTTTTGTTTCATCTCTTACCTCTTCCCCGGCCAGTACTGCGACAGCATTGAATCAAACAGAGACTGGAACTGAAGAGATCACTGTTCAGCCG GAGAGCAGCGAAGAATGTAACATCCGAAAGAGGACAAGAGAACATAACCTTGGTTCTTCTACTCCTGTTGTTCAACCAAAAGACACAACCCTGGTTTTGCCTTTTGTGAAGAAGTCACCgttttggaagatacttgagaCATCAGAAGTCTTCCAGAGAGCACCACAGAGTCCTCATTTTAGTCCATTGGTTAAGGAAAGTAAAGAACAGTTCCGTGAAGGGCTTGCCTTTGGAATGATGCTCACTTATTCCAGTTTATTGGAGAGCTTTAAAGATCTGGAGCCTCACGTTCCCATCAGCGAGCTAAACAGTCTTAAGGCTTCCTTGGCCGAGCTAGAGAAACACGGCTTCAGTGTTTCAGCGCCTTTGGCACGGATCAACAAGTTGCTGTCTCTCAAAGAGACACAGCTAAAGAAAATGGAGGAGCGAAACAGTTTCAACAGAGAGATAATGGCTCTGGAAGAAGGTGTTGGTGAGATGGAACACAAGATTCTCGAGTTGGAGAGGCAACAAGTGGCTCTGAAAGAGCAGAGGGATGCGGCCTACCAAAATGTGTGTCAGATTCAGTCGTTCGCGAGAGACAATGGCATAGAGCTTGACAATCTAGAGTCTGAGTTTAAAGCTACTTCGTCTACTCCCTG GGGCGAAACCTAA
- the LOC108811414 gene encoding protein SINE2-like, with product MGRNLGSAFRQELANLDKDPDTYKTAMSNLRTIVKDLDSKVIHAFLTQVSETKEIGSDSGGGYTVSLFEDLARAHGVKISPHVETIMPVIVRTLSSCGGSLSVQQACSKAVAAIARYGIDPATAEDKKRNVIHSLCKPLSDSLIDSHHQQHLALGAALCLKSLVDCDSWRYAFNEMVNSVCQSLAVALEATSSEAESHLALVIALAKRNAFIVEAYARLLVKSGLRILELGAVEGDAQKRVLAVQMLNFLMKYLNPKSISSEVELVLQELGKHVDDEMYFVRRAVHETLSTAERLIKEADPSVKSTPSLRNGVSGSPLVTYGVEDDGNMEFNESVCSRTSRPRSSRRNRKKKRRSERSRHGFTQDSFTVLLENREQLRQYSESSSSSSPIHERSGTTTPTEDICEKPKSEARVGTEEIVTELTRRDRSKKKSVMRWGLSFFSVVVVGFASFMWVHLRDDIMMMPPHLVPT from the coding sequence ATGGGGAGAAACCTGGGTTCAGCATTTAGACAAGAGTTGGCTAATCTCGACAAAGATCCAGATACTTACAAGACTGCAATGAGCAACTTGAGAACCATTGTGAAAGACTTGGATTCAAAAGTGATACATGCGTTTCTCACTCAAGTCTCTGAAACAAAAGAGATCGGTTCTGACTCTGGCGGTGGCTACACGGTCTCTCTCTTTGAAGACCTCGCACGTGCTCACGGAGTCAAAATCTCTCCCCACGTGGAAACGATCATGCCGGTTATTGTAAGGACGTTGAGCTCTTGTGGAGGTTCCTTAAGTGTCCAACAGGCTTGCTCAAAAGCTGTAGCTGCTATTGCTAGATACGGGATCGATCCTGCAACGGCGGAAGATAAGAAAAGAAACGTGATCCATTCTCTCTGCAAACCGCTCTCTGACTCTCTTATAGACTCACACCATCAGCAGCATCTCGCTTTGGGGGCTGCTCTCTGCTTGAAGTCGCTTGTTGACTGCGACAGCTGGCGTTACGCTTTTAATGAGATGGTTAACAGCGTTTGTCAGAGCTTAGCCGTTGCTCTCGAAGCCACTTCGAGCGAAGCCGAGTCTCATCTGGCGCTTGTGATAGCTCTCGCTAAGCGCAATGCCTTTATTGTGGAGGCGTACGCGAGGCTTTTGGTGAAGTCGGGGCTGAGGATTCTGGAGTTGGGTGCTGTGGAGGGTGATGCTCAGAAACGGGTTTTGGCTGTGCAGATGCTCAACTTTTTGATGAAGTATCTGAATCCCAAGAGTATATCTTCTGAGGTGGAGCTTGTGTTGCAAGAGTTAGGGAAACACGTGGATGATGAGATGTATTTCGTTAGAAGGGCTGTTCATGAGACGTTGAGTACAGCGGAGAGATTGATAAAAGAGGCTGATCCATCAGTGAAGTCTACACCAAGTCTGAGAAATGGTGTGTCAGGCTCTCCTTTGGTGACTTATGGTGTTGAAGATGATGGTAACATGGAGTTTAACGAATCAGTTTGCTCTAGGACCAGTCGACCAAGAAGTTCAAGACGaaacaggaagaagaagaggcggTCAGAACGTAGCAGGCACGGTTTCACGCAAGATTCATTCACTGTACTGCTGGAGAACAGAGAGCAGCTGCGTCAGTACAGCGAgagctcatcatcatcatcaccgaTACATGAGAGATCTGGTACTACTACTCCAACAGAAGACATCTGCGAGAAACCAAAGTCAGAGGCTAGAGTTGGGACTGAAGAGATTGTAACAGAGTTAACAAGACGGGACAGGAGCAAGAAGAAGAGTGTGATGAGATGGGGTTTGAGTTTCTTCTCTGTTGTAGTTGTAGGGTTTGCTTCATTCATGTGGGTGCATCTGCGAGATGATATTATGATGATGCCTCCTCATCTTGTTCCTACATGA
- the LOC130501037 gene encoding disease resistance protein TAO1-like, whose protein sequence is MDLNLLLVTVAATIFTLLFCIIFSFVYGKFRVQNNKIIIASSSSPPSPKSTLPRNSIHDVFPSFHGADVRKSFLSHLLKEFGSKGINLFIDNDITRGELIGPELKKAIQGSRIAIVLLSKRYASSSWCLDELVEIMKCKEEIGQTVMSVFYEVDPSDVKKQAGEFGKVFKKTCKGKTNEVTRKWSQALAQVATLAGYHSKNWDNDAKMIEDVATDVGKKLFNSTPPRDFDEFIGMEAHMNKISRVLRTDLDEVRMIGIWGPAGIGKTTIARCLFNQLSHTFQYSTFLMNVKAMYTPPICSDDHNVKLLLQQKLLSQLLNQKEENFKISHLGVAQERLNDKKVLVVLDDVDRLVQLEAMAKETRWFGHGSRIIITTQDRKILKAHGITDIYKVDFPSTCEAIQMFCMYAFGQKFPKDGFENLVWEVTRLAGRLPLGLRVMGSYFRGMSKKEWENALPELWMCLDGEIESILMFGYSELSHENKDLFLHIACFFNLERMEKVIEHLSKRFSDVRRRLNVLADKSLISLGSGFVSMHDLLVQLGRDIVRKQSTEPGQRQFLVDKRETREILADDAAGSRCVIGLKVYGEEINVSERAFEGMSNLQFLRFGLKRDGGGDAFHLYGGPSYLSSKLRLLEWRYFPMTCLHCIPNPELLVELIMRDSKLEKLWEATKPLSNLKWVDLTGSEYLKNVSSLSTATSLQELDLRGCSSLVELPSSIGNAIHLKKLGLSGCSSLVDLPYSVGNATNLQFLSIDGCSSLVELPSSLGNAIHLKKLELTECSSLVELPSSIGNAIRNLEKLNISGCSSLVELPSSIGNAIHLKKLSLSGCSSLVELPSSIGNTTNLQSLFLKGCSSLVELPSSIGNATNLQFLFLKGCSSLAELPSSIGNATNLRYLFLKGCSSLVELPSSIGNAIHLKELNLAGCSSLVGLPSSIGNAIHLQKLDLAGCSSLVELPSSIGNAIKNLQELDFSDCSSLVGVPSSIGNATNLKCLKFSRCSSLVELPASIGDLHKLESLILRKCCKLEVLPVNINLKSLKTLDLTDCALMKSFPEISTNIEDMYLTGTAIKQVPSSIRL, encoded by the exons ATGGATCTTAACCTTCTCCTTGTGACAGTTGCTGCTACCATCTTTACgcttttgttttgtataatcttttcttttgtgtATGGAAAGTTCAGAgtccaaaataacaaaataataattgcttcttcatcatctccaccATCTCCCAAGTCAACTTTGCCTCGTAACTCCATACACGATGTCTTCCCGAGCTTCCACGGAGCAGATGTCCGTAAATCCTTTCTCAGTCATCTTCTCAAGGAGTTTGGGAGCAAAGGAATCAACCTGTTCATTGATAACGACATCACTAGAGGAGAGTTGATCGGCCCTGAGCTCAAGAAGGCGATCCAAGGATCAAGAATCGCTATCGTGTTGCTCTCGAAAAGATACGCTTCTTCGTCTTGGTGTCTTGACGAGTTAGTGGAGATTATGAAGTGTAAAGAAGAGATAGGTCAAACGGTGATGTCCGTTTTCTATGAAGTGGATCCAAGTGATGTCAAGAAGCAGGCCGGTGAGTTTGGGAAAGTCTTTAAAAAAACTTGTAAAGGTAAAACAAACGAGGTTACTAGGAAATGGAGTCAAGCTTTGGCACAAGTGGCCACACTCGCTGGTTACCATTCAAAGAACTG GGATAATGACGCAAAAATGATAGAAGATGTTGCCACTGATGTTGGAAAGAAGTTGTTTAACTCCACGCCGCCAAGAGATTTCGACGAATTCATTGGGATGGAAGCTCATATGAACAAGATTTCACGGGTTTTACGCACAGATTTGGATGAAGTGAGGATGATAGGGATTTGGGGGCCGGCTGGGATTGGCAAGACCACCATTGCTAGGTGTCTGTTTAATCAACTATCACATACTTTTCAATACAGCACCTTTCTGATGAATGTCAAAGCAATGTATACGCCACCAATTTGTTCAGACGACCACAATGTGAAGTTGCTTTTGCAGCAAAAGCTTTTGTCTCAACTACTCAACCAGAAGGAGGAgaatttcaaaatttctcaCTTGGGAGTTGCACAAGAAAGACTGAACGATAAGAAAGTTCTTGTTGTTCTTGATGATGTTGATCGGTTAGTACAACTAGAAGCAATGGCCAAAGAAACTCGGTGGtttggtcatggaagtcgaattATCATTACAACCCAAGATCGAAAGATTCTGAAGGCACATGGGATCACTGATATTTACAAGGTTGATTTTCCATCAACTTGTGAGGCTATTCAAATGTTTTGTATGTATGCTTTTGGTCAAAAATTCCCTAAAGATGGTTTTGAGAACCTTGTATGGGAAGTTACAAGACTCGCCGGTAGACTCCCTTTGGGGCTAAGGGTTATGGGATCTTATTTTCGTGGAATGTCCAAGAAGGAGTGGGAAAACGCACTACCAGAGCTATGGATGTGCCTTGATGGAGAAATTGAGAGCATTTTGATGTTCGGTTATAGCGAATTATCTCATGAAAATAAAGATTTGTTTCTTCATATAGCTTGCTTTTTCAACCTTGAAAGGATGGAGAAAGTGATAGAGCACCTTTCAAAGAGATTTTCTGATGTGAGGCGAAGGCTTAACGTATTAGCTGACAAGTCTCTCATATCTTTGGGAAGTGGATTTGTGAGTATGCATGATCTGTTAGTCCAGCTGGGTAGAGATATTGTCCGTAAACAGTCCACTGAGCCTGGACAACGCCAGTTTCTGGTCGATAAAAGAGAGACTCGTGAAATACTTGCTGATGATGCAGCC GGTAGTAGATGTGTTATTGGCCTAAAGGTTTATGGAGAGGAAATAAACGTGAGTGAGAGAGCCTTTGAAGGAATGTCTAATCTCCAGTTCTTAAGATTCGGACTGAAACGTGATGGTGGAGGAGATGCATTTCATCTATATGGTGGACCAAGCTATTTATCTAGTAAACTTAGATTACTAGAATGGAGGTATTTTCCGATGACATGTTTGCATTGTATTCCCAACCCAGAGCTCCTCGTGGAACTAATCATGCGTGACAGCAAACTTGAGAAGTTGTGGGAAGCAACTAAA CCGCTTAGCAACCTCAAGTGGGTGGATTTGACTGGTTCAGAATACTTGAAGAATGTTTCTAGTCTCTCAACTGCCACTAGTCTACAGGAATTAGATCTCAGAGGATGTTCAAGTTTAGTGGAGCTTCCATCTTCTATTGGAAATGCCATTCATCTCAAAAAGTTGGGTCTCAGTGGATGTTCAAGTTTGGTAGACCTCCCTTACTCTGTTGGGAATGCAACTAATCTCCAGTTTCTGTCTATTGATGGTTGTTCAAGTTTAGTGGAGCTTCCATCTTCTCTTGGAAATGCCATTCATCTCAAAAAATTGGAGCTCACTGAATGTTCAAGTTTGGTAGAGCTTCCCTCTTCTATTGGGAATGCTATAAGAAACCTAGAGAAATTAAATATCTCAGGATGTTCAAGTTTGGTGGAGCTCCCTTCCTCTATTGGGAATGCCATTCATCTCAAAAAGTTGAGTCTCAGTGGATGTTCAAGTTTGGTAGAGCTCCCTTCCTCTATTGGGAATACAACTAATCTCCAGTCTCTATTTCTTAAAGGTTGTTCAAGTTTAGTGGAGCTTCCATCTTCTATTGGGAATGCAACTAATCTCCAGTTTCTGTTTCTTAAAGGTTGTTCAAGTTTAGCGGAGCTTCCATCTTCTATTGGGAATGCAACTAATCTCCGGTATCTGTTTCTTAAAGGTTGTTCAAGTTTAGTGGAGCTTCCATCTTCTATTGGGAATGCCATTCATCTCAAAGAGTTGAATCTCGCTGGATGTTCAAGTTTAGTGGGGCTTCCATCTTCTATTGGGAATGCCATTCATCTTCAAAAGTTGGATCTCGCTGGATGTTCAAGTTTGGTAGAGCTCCCTTCCTCTATCGGTAATGCCATAAAAAACCTCCAGGAATTGGATTTTAGTGATTGCTCAAGTTTAGTGGGAGTTCCTTCCTCTATTGGAAACGCCACTAATCTCAAGTGTTTGAAATTTAGTAGATGCTCAAGTCTTGTAGAGCTTCCTGCCTCTATTGGAGACCTCCATAAACTAGAATCTTTGATTTTGAGAAAATGTTGCAAGCTAGAGGTTCTTCCTGTCAACATCAACTTGAAATCTCTGAAGACACTTGATCTCACTGATTGCGCCTTGATGAAAAGTTTTCCTGAGATCTCGACAAACATCGAAGATATGTATCTAACTGGAACTGCGATTAAACAAGTGCCTTCATCGATCAGGTTGTAG
- the LOC108811409 gene encoding T-complex protein 1 subunit theta has protein sequence MQPYGIQSMLKEGYRHLSGLDEAVIKNIEACKELSTITRTSLGPNGMNKMVINHLDKLFVTNDAATIVNELEIQHPAAKILVLAAKAQQEEIGDGANLTISFAGELLQNAEELIRMGLHPSEIISGYNKAIVKVVEILEQLVESGSETMDVRSKDEVVSRMRAAVASKQFGQEEILCSLVADGCIQVCPKNPTNFNVDNVRVAKLLGGGLHNSCIVRGMVLKSDAVGSIKRMEKAKVAVFAGGVDTTATETKGTVLIHSAEQLENYAKTEEAKVEELIKAVAESGAKVIVSGGSVGEMALHFCERYKIMVLKISSKFELRRFCRTAGAVAHLKLSRPSPDDLGYVDSISVEEIGGVTVTIARNEQGGNSISTVVLRGSTDSILDDLERAVDDGVNTYKAMCRDSRIVPGAAATEIELAQRLKEYANAETGLDKYAITKYAESFEFVPKTLADNAGLNAMEIIASLYTGHGSGNTKLGIDLEEGACKDVSETKVWDLFATKLFALKYASDAACTVLRVDQIIMAKQAGGPRRDAAQAAGAGAEED, from the exons ATGCAGCCGTACGGTATCCAATCGATGCTCAAGGAAGGCTACAGACACCTCTCGGGTCTAGACGAAGCCGTCATCAAAAACATCGAAGCTTGCAAGGAGCTCTCCACCATCACCCGCACTTCTCTCGGCCCCAACG ggATGAACAAAATGGTTATAAACCATTTAGATAAGCTCTTTGTGACCAACGACGCTGCGACGATTGTGAACGAGCTGGAGATTCAGCACCCTGCCGCGAAGATTCTGGTTCTAGCTGCCAAGGCTCAGCAAGAAGAGATCGGGGATGGAGCTAATCTGACGATCTCCTTTGCTGGGGAGCTTTTGCAGAACGCGGAGGAGCTTATTAGGATGGGGTTGCATCCGAGTGAGATCATCAGTGGATATAACAAAGCTATCGTTAAG GTTGTTGAGATTCTTGAGCAATTGGTTGAGAGTGGTTCTGAGACGATGGATGTGCGTAGCAAAGATGAAGTTGTTTCTAGGATGAGAGCTGCTGTTGCGAGCAAGCAGTTTGGTCAAGAGGAGATATTATGTTCCTTAGTTGCTGAT gGTTGTATTCAAGTCTGCCCAAAGAATCCAACGAACTTCAATGTGGATAATGTCCGTGTTGCCAAGCTTCTTGGAGGAGGATTGCACAACTCTTGCATTGTCCGTGGCATGGTCTTGAAAAGTGATGCTGTTGGGAGCATAAAGCGAATGGAGAAGGCAAAG GTTGCTGTGTTTGCTGGGGGCGTGGATACTACTGCAACAGAGACTAAAGGAACTGTCTTGATCCATAGCGCTGAgcag CTAGAGAACTATGCAAAGACAGAGGAAGCTAAAGTCGAGGAGCTGATTAAAGCTGTTGCTGAATCAGGAGCTAAAGTAATTGTTAGTGGAGGATCAGTTGGAGAAATGGCATTGCATTTTTGTGAGCGTTACAA GATAATGGTCTTGAAAATTAGCTCAAAGTTTGAACTCAGGCGTTTCTGTCGTACAGCTGGGGCTGTCGCTCAT TTGAAATTGAGCCGACCAAGCCCTGATGATCTGGGTTACGTTGATTCCATATCTGTTGAGGAAATTGGTGGTGTGACA GTCACTATTGCAAGAAACGAACAAGGTGGTAACTCAATCTCTACAGTTGTTTTGCGTGGAAGCACAGATAGCATCTTGGACGACCTTGAAAGAGCTGTTGATGATGGAGTTAATACATACAAG GCTATGTGCAGAGACAGCCGTATCGTTCCTGGGGCTGCAGCTACTGAAATTGAACTGGCTCAGAGATTGAAGGAATATGCCAATGCAGAAACAGG GTTAGACAAATATGCCATCACCAAATACGCAGAGAGCTTCGAGTTTGTACCCAAAACCCTTGCAGACAACGCTGGCCTCAATGCGATGGAAATCATTGCCTCTCTGTACACCGGACACGGATCTGGAAACACAAAGCTAGGCATCGACTTGGAGGAAGGTGCTTGTAAGGATGTCTCAGAGACAAAAGTGTGGGATCTTTTTGCAACCAA GTTATTTGCTCTGAAGTATGCTTCCGATGCTGCATGCACGGTGCTTCGCGTAGACCAG ATTATAATGGCCAAACAAGCAGGTGGGCCAAGGAGAGACGCTGCACAAGCAGCCGGTGCAGGCGCAGAGGAAGACTAA
- the LOC130501032 gene encoding YTH domain-containing protein ECT1-like produces MAGTASSSSDSLATSFPLLETADLFQELSLGSDGSEVPRNRYKGSLQHQYGHVPSGAFTAPSLHGSERRPNLPNGGDLFGSYPWGYYPSNHPSGGYPDQSFGYGHNSSSNTFSHLMNPHSSQDAMSFDQFGYNDHMYSNNGLYGLYGNVIDSGHAYGTFGYDSWKLGRGWYPVDGYKKTRSFNYGRGYSEEKADRLNELCRGPRSSDGLNSTMKQDVPVVDLQRYNGESFPETFTKAKFFVIKSYSEDDVHNSIKYGMWSSTPTGNKKLNAAYQESSPDCPVYLLFSVNASGQFVGVAEMTGPVDFNKTMEYWQQDKWIGCFPAKWHIIKDVPNSLMRHITLVNNENKPVTNSRDTQEVKLEDGTRIIKIFKEYMSKTCILDDFKFYETRQKIIRDKKIKQKKQVLDGASVETIH; encoded by the exons ATGGCTGGaaccgcttcttcttcttccgatAGCCTCGCCACTAGTTTCCCTCTCCTGG AAACAGCAGATTTGTTCCAGGAGTTGTCTTTAGGTTCAGATGGGAGTGAGGTCCCTAGGAACCGTTACAAG GGTTCTCTTCAGCACCAGTATGGACATGTACCTTCTGGTGCATTCACTGCTCCATCTCTCCATGGAAGCGAAAGAAGGCCTAACCTTCCAAATGGTGGAGACCTGTTTGGTTCATACCCGTGGGGTTACTACCCATCAAACCATCCTTCCGGTGGTTACCCGGATCAGAGCTTTGGTTATGGCCACAACAGCAGTTCAAACACCTTTTCACATCTCATG AATCCACACAGTTCACAAGATGCAATGAGCTTTGACCAATTTGGATATAATGATCATATGTATTCCAACAATGGACTGTATGGACTATACGGGAATGTAATAGACTCAGGCCATGCTTACGGAACGTTTGGTTATGATTCATGGAAGCTGGGGAGAGGATGGTACCCTGTTGATGGTTATAAAAAGACCAGAAGCTTCAACTACGGGCGTGGCTACAGCGAAGAGAAAGCAGATAGGCTTAACGAGCTTTGCAGAGGACCAAGGAGCAGTGACGGTCTTAACTCTACAATGAAGCAAGACGTTCCAGTGGTAGATCTCCAGCGTTACAACGGGGAGAGTTTCCCTGAGACGTTCACCAAAGCGAAGTTCTTTGTGATTAAGTCGTACAGCGAAGACGATGTTCACAACAGTATAAAGTATGGTATGTGGTCGAGCACACCAACTGGTAACAAGAAGTTGAATGCTGCTTATCAAGAGAGCTCTCCAGATTGTCCTGTGTATCTTCTGTTCTCG gtTAATGCAAGTGGACAGTTTGTTGGTGTTGCGGAGATGACAGGCCCTGTTGATTTCAACAAGACGATGGAGTATTGGCAGCAGGATAAATGGATTGGTTGCTTCCCTGCGAAGTGGCATATCATCAAAGACGTACCAAACAGTCTAATGAGGCACATTACGCTTGTGAATAACGAGAACAAGCCTGTCACTAACAGCAGAGACACTCAAGAG GTGAAACTGGAAGATGGAAccagaatcataaagatattcAAGGAGTATATGAGCAAGACATGTATACTTGATGATTTCAAGTTTTATGAGACTAGGCAGAAGATAATCAGAGATAAGAAGATCAAGCAGAAGAAACAG GTCCTTGATGGAGCTTCTGTGGAAACGATTCACTGA